The Rosa chinensis cultivar Old Blush chromosome 7, RchiOBHm-V2, whole genome shotgun sequence DNA segment cggtaccaactaccgccaacGCTATGACCTACGGAATCACCGCCAAATCACCGCTAACGCGCCGCGCTAaagcagcatcagaagctccataAACTGGGAACGATCaggtcccacatcaaaaacaaggaagaggtcagcctcttcctcacctataaaaggttctctcctctcgctcctcattaattatgcattcactacttacctactgttattctgtcaacataaatacattgactaacttaggcatcagagaagagaagaccgcccagcgcggtctccctctgacgccgctttgtatttcatttgacaggtagcggaagctctgagaacactGCAAGTAgcagtccgcccatcggacccgtGTTAACAAAGGCTTGGGCTACCGCtcaaatcttaaacattaataTAAATATAGAAAGCCAGATGAtgttctctataatttaaaatattttatgcaatttataaatatatttaaactatttaatcttcatttaaaaataatataaatgcaAAACTAGCTacaatagagagcactgatgcagacatatttctaaagtggctagctaaaatgactttttagctattttagctaaaatttgactaaaaaatgactAGCAATTCTAGAGATGCTTTTATATCATCGCAATAACATATTCATCTCCCACAcatattaattctttttttttccctttctcgaCTTGTTTTGTTTAAAATTCACTATAAATCAATTTCGGTAGATGTTTGCTGATGTTCATTTGTTTTTCTGTTCTTATTTCTATTAATTTCGACTCTTCAAGTTGATTTCGAGAATCAGCACCTTAATAGTCGGCTCAACTCGaacttattttcactttttattttattttattttatttttaaaatattttacttttattattgGTTTTGTtggagagaaaaataaactaTGTATAACAAACAACCTATTACTTTAATTATTGAGCACTTTCGAGTCACCTTCCACATTTCATCATCTCTTGTAGCTATTTCGAAGAGATTGAACGAAACCTTCATTTACCAATGTTAAAAGTTTAATTAGTGGAACAGCATCTTAAACTACATAATGGAGGACACATTTGGATGTCTATGTGACAACAAACGTAACTGCTTGATGTTATGCCTCGTAACAAGAGAGCTTTTGTCCCACCCAAAATTTACTTAAACTCCCATTTATTGCTTAATCCAAAGTAAAAATCGTTGGATCTTGTCTGTGTTGGTCTCTATCTTAGGCATGCCATATGGAATCTATATATAGTAGCCAGCCAAAGGGAAAAATGTGAAAGCAGCTACTTTGACCAAAACAAAACGAAATCGTCACGACACGGCAACAAACCGAGTCGAACGGCAAAAATCAAATAAGTGGGGAAGTGGCATTCCTTCATTTTTTGTCGTGTAATAAGTTAACTCCGCTCTACATGGTTGCGTTGCTTCTAGGATCATTCCACTTTTGTTGGCAATATGATGATTATGGATCCAACTTGTCGACAAaataaaacacacacacacaaaagtaCAAGTCATACTACTAGGCATGCATTTCAATTTCATGCTAGCTACTTTACTAGTGTACTCTATTTCCTTCACAGATCATTTTATTCATTTTCATCGTCTCTCGTGATCTTAACTAAAATTATTGAAGATTATGTTTATTTATCCTTTCgttagttatttttttcttgcttGATTTTACTATGTCTCCATAGAATGCGTGAATCGATAACTACGTTACAAGAAAATCAATATAGAGATATGATGAAAACTATAAACCTAGTCACTTTGCCACGCTTTGTGTAAAATTCATTATAAATCGCTTTCGGTAGATATTTGCTGATGTGCATTTCTTTTTCCGTTCGTATTTCTATTACTTTCGACTCTTCAAGTTAATTTCGAGAGTCAACACCTTAATAGTCGGCTCGACTTGAActtattttcacattttattttattttatttttaaaaatggtCTTATCTTCACATTTTTACCGTAGAGTAAAAATGGTGTCGTTTGTGAGCAGATAAGATTCTCCTAGATAGATAGATGTAGCCATATTCATCTCCCAcacatattaattttttttttctttcttagcTTATTTTACGTAAAATTCATTATAAATCGCTTTCGGTAGATATTTGCTGatgtgcatttttttttccgttCTTATTTCTATTACTTTCGACTCTTCAAGTTAATTTCAAGAGTCAACACCTTAATAGTCGGCTCGACTCGaacttattttcactttttattttattttatttttaaaaaagaaTCTTATCTTCACATTTTTACCGTGGAGTAAAAATAGTGTCGTTTGTTAGTCATCAATGCTAGTTAATTGATACAATCTTGCTGGGATGATCCTAAATTCGACTCAAAGACAATTAACGGTTGTGCCATAATAAAATGTGAACTAAATAGTTGCTTTCATTCTTCAATCAATACACGTGATTCACTTTCGAACTTTTTACATAAAAAATTGCTTATCAATACATTCTTATCAAAGCAGAATAAACTTTCACATCACGATAACATATTCATCTCCCACAcatattaattctttttttttctttcttaacttATTTTGCGTAAAATTCATTATAAATCGCTTTCGAAAGATATTTGTTGATGTGCATTTCTTTTTTCGTTCTTATTTCTATTATTTTCGACTCTTTAAGTTAATTTCGAGAGTCAACACCTTAATAGTCGGCTCGACTCAAACTTATTTTCACATTTTGGAGGATACAATCCAAGCTATGGGGCAAGGCCTTTAAGAAGACTCATAGTGAGACTCTTGGAGGATAACCTGGCCTTGAAGATCCTGGCAGGGGAAGTCAAAGAGGACGACTTGGTAGTTGCAGATATTCATTCTGATGGCAATGTGTCGTTCTCCTGAATCTCGAATTTTTTGCATATATGATTAGCTAGAATAGATCTAATGCTTCTAATGTCAATCTATCAGCAGCATAGTTCGAGACTCCGTTCTACGTGGTCGCTTTGCATCTAAGATCATTTTACTTTTGTTGAAAATATGATGATTATGGATACAACTTGTTGACAATATAAAACACGCGCACACACAAGTACAAGTCATACTACTAGGCATGCATTCCAATTTCATGCTAGCTACTTTACTAGTGTACTCTCTATCCTTCCCACATCATTTTATTCATTTTCATCTTATCTCATGATCTTAACTAATATCATTGAAGATTATGTTTATTTATCCTTTCATTAGTTGATTTTTTCTTGCTTGATTTTACTAGTGTACTCTCTATCCTTCCCACATCATTTTATTCATTTTCATCTTATCTCATGATCTTAACTAATATCATTGAAGATTATGTTTATTTATCCTTTCATTAGTTGATTTTTTCTTGCTTGATTTGACTATGTCTCCATAGATTGGGTGAATCGATAAATACGTTTAAGAAAACCAATATAGAGATACAATGAAAACTGTAACCCTAGTCACTTTGCCATGCTTTAAGCCCGACTTATTGATTTTGATCAGAAACCTAAAACATCATGTACATGTAGTCGATCTATATGTGTGACAAGCCCCACAAACTTTTCATACTTGAATTTGACTACCATATTCATGGATTGAGTGAATTGATAACCACACTCTAGAAAACTAGTGCAGAGGAATAGAGTGAAAAATCAACTCTAACTACATTGTCACTATTCAAGCTCGGGTTATTGATCATGACCAAACAACTGAGCGATGAATCTACTACCAAGACACCATCCTTAGTCATCAATGTCAGTTAATTGATACAATCTAGTTGGGATGATCCTAAATTCGACTCAATACAACGTGATTCACTTTCGAACTTTTCACATGAAAAATTGCTTATCAATATATTCTTATCAAAGCAGAATAAACTTTCACATCGCGATAACATATTCATCTCCCACAcacattaattcattttttcctttcttAACTTGTTTTGAGTAAAATTCATTATAAATCGCTTTCGATAGATGTTTGCTAATGTGCATTTCTTTTTCCGTTCTTATTTCTATTACTTTCGACTCTTCAAGTTAATTTCGAGAGTTAGCACCTTAATATTTGGCTCGATTCGAACTTCTTttcacttgtttttttttaatatatatatataaaaggtcTTATCTTCACATTTTTACGTGGAGTAAAAATAGTTCCGATTGTGAGCAGATAAGATTCTCTTAGATGGATAGATCATAGATGTAGCCATCTGATATCTAATTGGGCTTTGTACCTGACACGTTTATTATTTAGTCATAATTACTTCTGATGCCAAATTTAGTAACGCGTCTTAAAATTGGTAACCCAAATACAGAGCAGATCGAGTGACTTTAGTCCTAGTCCTAGTACGACTCCCGGTCACAAGAAAAACCGTAATTCTCCCCTTCTCTCTGTCATTCTGAAAAAATCAGCGGCTGCGATTCCGGCGGCGACGATGGCGTCGTCGAAGTTAGTCTCAGTCTCGACGGCCAATTCGGATCTGCCACGCGACTCCTCTATATGTTCTCTCTCCACTCTCATCGCCGACGTCGACAAGCACAACCACTCCATCACCATGGACGACCTCCTCAAGAACATCTACAACGACCAACCCTCGGCCTCTCCGCCGCCGCCTCCGTCCATGGACGGAGGAGCCTCCGCCTCGGCCGTCGCGCCGGGGAGGACGGTGGAGGAGGTCTGGAAGGAGATCGTCgccggcggaggaggaggaggagctgaCGGAGAGGACGAGGCCGCGGAGGGGGAGGCGGATCAGGTGCGGGCGGAGATGACGTTGGAGGATTTTCTGACCAGGGCTGGGGCCGTGAGAGAGGAGGACGTCGGCGTGGGACCCGGGGCTGTGGTTCCGATCGGGTACGGGCAGTTCCAGGTGCAGCAGCCGCCGCCGCCTCAGCCTCAAGGTCAATTGGTGTACGCAAACAACAACAATGGAACAACGAGTGGAGGTGGTGGGAGAGGAACGAAGAGGAGAGCTGTGCAGGAGGCGCCGCTTGATAAGGCGACGCAGCAGAAGCAGAGGAGGATGATCAAGAACAGAGAATCCGCTGCCAGGTCAAGGGAACGCAAGCaggttcttctctctctctctctccctcctttgACTGAGATTATTTTCGATTCAGTTTTGTTTTTCCGGTTAGTATTGAATTGTGTTTGGCAATGTTATTAGGCTTACACAGTGGAGCTAGAATCTCTGGTGACGCAGCTGGAGGAGGAAAATGCACGCCTCGTGAGAGAAGAGGTATGATCGTCCTCCATCATCGATCTTAGTCTGATTTTATCGAAATTTGGTCATAGGTTTATACCATAAACCCTAGGATTGTCTAATCCAGGCTGGTTACTTTATGATTTTTCATATTTTCGTAGAGCTTTAAGCATGTGATTTGGATCACGAGGTTATTGCAAGTCTACAAAGAATTGGGTCctgtttatgttgatgatctgTAAACAATCATCAAAAAATTGATGTGACTTGGTCATATTGCTTCTGTTTCCATTGTAACGTCTGATGATTCATGCCTACATCATGGTCCATTCTGAATTTTCTAAGTTTATCAAATGTTTGACTGCAGGCTGAGCAGAAGAAGGAGAGGTATAAGAAGGTATGTCTTATGCTATTTCATGAACCCTTTCTAAATCTTTTTGAAATAAAACTTTGCATACATTTGATGAAAAAGTTCATTTTCTGCTTGATATATATAGTCTCATTTTAAATAAATTGGATACAGAAAGAACTTGCAAAAGAAAATctattgaaaaataataatacatTTTCCAGGTGAATTTTTGGGGAAGTCTATAAGCCTGCTAATATGATTATATAGTTAACATGATTATGAATCCTAGAAAACTAAAGTATATGGGCGAACATATTTCTATGTTTATTGTAGTTACAGGTATCTTAGCTATATTGGTGAAGTACTCAAGTGTATCCTTGTAGCACGCAAAATTGCAAATTGTTGTTTGTCTTGTTTGCTTTTCATTTTGTACTGGTTTTTCTTCATTATTATTCTAGAAGCTTGATAGTTGATTCCTACATGTTACTGAGCTATTTGGACTACAGATATATTAAGCCTTAGTGTTAGTTAGGTTCGGCCCTGTTGAGAACTTAAGGGGCATGATAACttgcataaaatcaaatattaTATCATTGAAATGCCATGGTGTGTAAATCATGTTTTTGAATATCTTTGGCACTGTTGAATGGTGGTATCTGgttaagaaaaaaacaaaaaacaaaaaacaaaacagctGTGTGTATGTTGTGTGTATGCGGCAGTTcctatgtgttcttgattatgcATTAATTGGCAATTTGGCACGGGGGAACCGAGATGCTGCAGCACTCAAACTAGTGTATTTGTTATTTGGCTTGTGAACCCAAACTTTTGCCTCATAAACAATCTCTTAATAACTGAACTTTATGCAATAAAAGGGGTGATAACAAGAGTAAATTTCTGA contains these protein-coding regions:
- the LOC112175528 gene encoding bZIP transcription factor 12 gives rise to the protein MASSKLVSVSTANSDLPRDSSICSLSTLIADVDKHNHSITMDDLLKNIYNDQPSASPPPPPSMDGGASASAVAPGRTVEEVWKEIVAGGGGGGADGEDEAAEGEADQVRAEMTLEDFLTRAGAVREEDVGVGPGAVVPIGYGQFQVQQPPPPQPQGQLVYANNNNGTTSGGGGRGTKRRAVQEAPLDKATQQKQRRMIKNRESAARSRERKQAYTVELESLVTQLEEENARLVREEAEQKKERYKKLMENLIPVVEKRRPARVLRRVQSMHW